One part of the Ursus arctos isolate Adak ecotype North America unplaced genomic scaffold, UrsArc2.0 scaffold_14, whole genome shotgun sequence genome encodes these proteins:
- the LOC113248949 gene encoding olfactory receptor-like protein OLF4: MELKNDTWISEFLLLGFSEEPELQPFLFGLFLSMYLVTILGNLLIILAVSSDSHLHTPMYFFLANLSFVDICFTSTTIPKMLVNIQTQRKAITYESCIMQMYFFLLFGGLDNFLLTVMAYDRFMAICHPLHYTITMSPRICSLLLLVSWIMSVLNSLLQTLMVLRLSFCTEVEIPHFFCELSQMIQLACSDTFLNNMVMYLAALLLGGAPLAGVLYSYSKIVSSICGISSAQGKYEAFSTCASHLSIVSLFYCTSLGVHFSSAATQSFHSNAVASVMYTVVTPMLNPFIYSLRNRDIKGALNVFFRKKS, encoded by the coding sequence ATGGAACTAAAGAATGACACATggatttcagaatttcttcttctgggattttctgAAGAACCAGAATTGCAGCCCTTCCTCTTTGGGCTGTTCCTGTCCATGTACCTGGTCACCATCCTTgggaacctgctcatcatcctggccgtcagctctgactcccacctccacacccccatgtacttcttcctggccaacctgtcctttgtagacatctgcttcacctccaccaccatccccaagatgctggtaaatatacaaacacagagaaaagccATAACTTATGAAAGCTGCATCATGCAGATgtacttttttctactttttggaggTTTGGACAACTTCCTCCTGACTGTGATGGCTTATGACCGCTTTATGGCCATCTGTCACCCGCTGCACTACACTATCACTATGAGCCCTCGGATCTGTTCACTCCTGcttctggtgtcctggatcatgaGTGTCCTGAATTCTTTGTTACAAACCTTAATGGTGCTgcggctgtccttctgtacagaggtagaaatcccccactttttctgtgaactcagtcagatgatccaacttgcctgttctgatACTTTCCTTAATAACATGGTGATGTATTTAGCAGCTTTGCTGCTGGGTGGTGCTCCCCTGGCTGGGgtcctttactcttactctaagatcGTTTCCTCCATATGtgggatctcatcagctcagggcaagtacgaagcattttccacctgtgcatctcacctctccattgtctccttattttattgtacaagCCTAGGAGTGCACTTtagctctgctgctacccagagctTCCACTCAaatgcagtggcctcggtgatgtacacggtggtcacgcccatgctgaaccccttcatctacagcctgaggaacagagacataaagggggctctaaatgtatttttcagaaagaagtCATAA